In Silene latifolia isolate original U9 population chromosome 6, ASM4854445v1, whole genome shotgun sequence, the genomic window GAAATCAGGCTGATGCCAACGACTTCAACGGAGCTAAGAAAACTCTCGAAAACGTGAGGAAATCACTGGACAATGTTAACCGTGTGGCAGATACATTAATCAAGACATTGAAATATGAGGTGCAAGAGTTCTCGAGGTTGCTCATGGACCCCGAGTGTTATCTCAGAGAGGGTCGTGCATTCGCTCTTTCCTCTGAACTGTCTCATAACCTGCAAAGGTTTGCAGCGAGAGGGGACGCATCCCAGCTATTCGCACTCACCATACCTCTCGTCGCCCTGTTTGTCAACCAAGCCATAGAACTTGAGCAGAGCATTAGTATCAAAGTAAGCTCAAATTGTCTATTGTTTTCTGTATTTTTTTCCGGCTTTCCTTAATTCCAAGTAACTTTAAATCTAAAAGAACAAATCCTAATGGCCGATAATAATCATTTACTCAGGTAATTTTTCCCGGAGTAAATATGATGTCGGAGCCTAGGAGCTTAGATCTCTCGGCTGTGTGTGAAACATGATCATAACCAAGGGTTGGAGTTTAGAACTAGACTTATTCACGGATCATCTTATGCTTCGAGTCCAAGTTGGCTGAGATGGTTCATCCATCATGGTATCCCATTAATATAAGAGCATTATTGTTCATAGATATCAAACAAAATGGTGAGGACGTTGACGAACTATGACGACGAGCCAGTCCCTGTACCATCAGGTATTTTCACTCAATTGAATGCTTTATCATTAactttttaaattttattttctcaaattttgaaGTATAAAAAAAGTTAAGAGAGTTATTCACTTATATTACCAACTAAGTACTTATTCAACATTCACTTTTTTTTTCCCTAATAATTTTGACCATCTTTCTCAAAACATATGTATAGGGGCACCAACATCGGTTGGCCTAGGATCAGGAAAAATAGTGCAAAATATATTCAATAAGGCAGATGCGCCGTTAGAAAAGACTGACTATAGGTTGGTAGTGAAACTGATGGTGTTGGATAAGGAGGAGCAAAGATGTGGAGTTGATATAGTCGTGGTACTGGATTTGGGTGGTTTTATCCATGGCAAAAAATTGAAGAAGTTGAAAACATGGACGAACTTCTTTGTGAAGAAACTCAGCCCGATTGATCGTTTGTCAATAGTCACATTCTCAAAGAATGCGGGAAGGTTGTGCCCATTGACTAGAATGAACGAGTATGGAAAAGACAATGTTGAGTTGCTAATCAATAAGTTAAAAGGCGATGGTTACACAAATATCACAGCAGGCCTACAAACAGCCTTAAATATCTTGGCCCAACGTAGACAAAAGGCGGGACGTACATCAGCTGTCTTGCTTATGTCCGACGGGAAACTAACTAATGGATGTGATCACCCTTCTACTGTTGACGTCTCGGATGTTCCTGTTTACACTATTGGTCTCGGTAATGATCATGATAGCCAGGTGCGTATTGTCTAAGCATCCGGCATTGTTCATCTTCCATTCAATTTAGTCTTTTAATTATTGCacatttttcagattttttttttattaattgggGTTAATTAGCGAAATAATTAAGGATTTAGGGTCGGTTTGAAACTATTTTGGCCCAATGGTTGCACGTCATcacttattattttttttttccagtttttcTTCAAACCCGCTAATCTTCTTAGCGGCTTTACTATTTTTCATAACAGTCATTAAGCTTAAAAATTGATTCAAAATGTTAGGTAGGAAGCCGTCAAGAAAGTTGGCGGTTTTGCATTGTATCTTGACATTTTATAAGACTTGCAGTGTTCTTTGATAATTGTTAAGGGGTAAAGTACCCCGCCAAGTTCTTTAAACTTTACCAAAGCCGCTAGGTTTCTTAGCAGTTCtgtataaaaattgaaaaaaaaaaaaacagaaagtgatgacgtggacccattgggCCAAAATAGTTTCAAACCGACCCCAAATCCCTAATTATTTCGCTAATTAATcccaattaaccaaaaaattccATTTTTCACTGAAAAACATATGGCAACATGACGGAATTGAcattattgtatttcttcctATAAAGCTGCTTCAAGATATAGCAACCAGGAGCTACAAGGGAACTTATTCGATTGCAGATATGGAAGAATGGAATTTGAATATAGCATTTTCGTCATGTCAAGAGGGGCTCCTTAATGTGTTTGTACAAGACTTGCAGTTAACCATCACCCAACTCGGGTCAGATATCCAAGATGTGCGTGCAGGAAATTATAATCAGACTCGTGATAACGAATCTGTTACTATTTCATTTGGGAACGTCTACAACTATGAGAAATTTAGGACGACCGTGTTTCTTAGTCTTCCCGCTGTTAAAGAACAAACTGCAATTGATATCCTCAAAGTTGCCTTGTCCTATAGGTATGTACCTTCAATTTTACTTCCTCTATTTTACTGTAAACAATTCGAGTCAATTGTGCAAAATGCCTTATCTAATTGCTACTGCCTGCAGGCCAACCGGTGGGCGGGCTTTGTTAATTAAATATACACCTATAACGGTTACATAGACCCGCACGAGTTCACCGGTGACACTAGATGACCCAGTCGAGGTGGGCAACGAGATTGCACGTGGAGATACTGCTGCTGCAATGCAAACCGCCAGAAAACAGGCTGATGCCAACGACTTTGATGGAGCTAAAAAACTCTTGACAACATGGGGAAATCACTAGACACGTAATTTTTAACCGTGAGGCCGATAAATTAATCAAGTCATTAAAATATGAGGTGCAAGAGTTCTTGAAGTTGCTTACGGACCCAGAGACTTATCGCAGACAGGGCCGTGCATTCGCTCTGTCACTGAATCTGTCTCATAACCTCGCAAAGGTTTGCGGCCAGAGGGGACTCTTCCCAGATATACTCTGATAAAATATGTTGAAATTTTGGTAGCGGAATTGTAGTGAGCAGACATTCCCGATTCCCGAACATGGTTCTTCTTTATTATTATATTGAATTGTTTATTACTCCGTAGTTGCAATCATAAAGAGGGTTTTACTATAGCTAGTCAATCTGTAGCCCGATTAGCCTCTCTATATATGTGATCAATATGCACAACCCAACCGTCCAGAGCTATCAAATCCTTGCATCTCTGAACCAGCGAGCGAAGATTATATTACTCAATAATTGCTCGCTTCGGAAAAACTCCACACATGGGATATTGTCCATATGAACTAGAAGACGGGGATATGAAGCGACCGTGCACGCTCAGACGCTAATATAAAGGTCGAATTGTTCTATTAAGAAAATGAGGTCGATTAGGCGACCATGGCCCCAACTTTTTATAACACTACCTCCCTTCTCGAAAGAACAACCTGTATCTCGCCTATCTTCCGTTATAAGTGCGAAGTTGTTTGACATTGGATCACCAGCCAAAGTAAAATGTAAACCTTCTCTATACATTGTGGAAGGTGCTGGTAAATTGCGACAACTCGCTTCAGTAGCGTAGGGGTTAGCCAGGAATAGACTACCATCCGAATCAGTTTCGAATGCAACCCACCCTTTCGCCGACCCCACACACTTTGTGTTGAATGGAACGCTCCCATGTGCTATAGGACGGTCGATCTTGACAATTGATTTGTCAATTATATTCAAGTAGTAATTCAATTATTATTTTCCCCGTGTACATCTGTTCTCTAACACATCCCATGGTTTCTCGTACAAGGCACATTGGCAAAATAGTTTTATTTTTCGAAAACATTGGCACCATCACAAATTAAAACTCTGTAGAACATAAGAAATGAAACCATAAAAACACCAATTCAACCTTGATGCAATAACTAGCTAGAAATAATAAGGATGAAATCTAAAGGCAATACTGACTTTTTTATTTTCTTGCGAggaatattttaatcaaacgtaaacaactAGTTGAATTGAAAAACGTCAAGCAAAAGACGGAGGAGCAACCCAGTAAGCTTGAGGACGAATGTTGGCAAGATCCCCAAAAGAAAGAAATGGTGTTATACATTTTGTCTCCAAGTCATAGAAACCGAAATCATCAGCAACATACACACAATTCGACTTGAGCCCTGAGCATTCGCGAGTTGAGATGAAAAACGGCTCGCTATTTCTTCCTAAGAAGAGCGCCTTATCGCCTATGGACTCTACATGTTTCACCTTCCCGTCGCCCTTTAAATCAATCTCAAACAATTCAATGTCTTTAGTCTCGCATTGAACATCATCGCCTTTGGCTAAATGTCTAATGACGAGGAAAAGATTTGAATTATGTTCTTCGGTAACCACCAGGAATTTCTCGACTTTATGGTTCCATGAATCCTCAAATAATTCATCATATTTTGTGATAACTTTCGGATCCATAAACAAAGACAACTCACAGCTTTTCTTCACGTTATTATCATCCTCTAAAGGATACCACAATTTAATTTGGAGATTTCCAGAGTTCTCCAAGTGTAATTCGTACACAGTGTTCACCTTCCTGTTGTACGCCACCCGAGATATCGAATTTACTCGGCCTAATTGTTTCTGCCATCCGTTGGCGTTACCAATTTGAACACCATGGCCCCAACTTTTTCCAGTATCACCTTCCGTTATAAGTGCAAAGTTGTTTGACATTGGATCACCAGCCAAAGTAAAATGTAACCCTTCTCTATACATTGTGGAAGGTGCTGGTAAATTGCGACAACTCGCTTCAGTAGCGTAGGGGTTAGCCAGGAATAGACTACCATCCGAATCAGTTTCGAATGCAACCCACCCTTTAGCCGACCCCACACACTTTGTGTTGAATGGAACGCTCCCATGTGCCAACGGACGGTCAATCTTGACAATTGATTTGTCAATTATATTCAAGTAGTTATCAGATGGACCATTCGGACCgtctttgttgagtttatggattcaagtacctaagagggggagggggtgaattaggtaccctttttaaaattttaacttcaactttattggattaaagtaagttaagtgaacaaagGGGACTtgaagatactttgaataatattgaaagattgaacaagtatcacaatgaatgtttgctgaggtatgaaagcaacaatcgttctgactgtatctatttgtctcagtttgtggagtattactgcagaccaaatacgacagtatgatgaactgttgcttCTGAGTTTGAGCGAAACAAAACAGACAAACAAAGTAAATAAACAGCGGAAATAAAGTGATAAgcaatgaacacgagatttttgaattggttcggcaaatactaaagtgcctacgtccaatctacctttttattactttcctttagtgatctactccgacaactaaaagacccttgtaataaaagacgccaacctactccggttgcaaagctagtacaagaactactccgttctatgacaagctaactcgcaatctactccgattgccaactcacaacctactccggttgtcaagagtaaaagactactccgtcctaaactcttctaacacacttaaaatgtaaaggatcaagtttccactaacacattcttaacaaagaatagaggtggacaacttttaca contains:
- the LOC141658959 gene encoding E3 ubiquitin-protein ligase WAV3-like; this encodes MVLDKEEQRCGVDIVVVLDLGGFIHGKKLKKLKTWTNFFVKKLSPIDRLSIVTFSKNAGRLCPLTRMNEYGKDNVELLINKLKGDGYTNITAGLQTALNILAQRRQKAGRTSAVLLMSDGKLTNGCDHPSTVDVSDVPVYTIGLGNDHDSQLLQDIATRSYKGTYSIADMEEWNLNIAFSSCQEGLLNVFVQDLQLTITQLGSDIQDVRAGNYNQTRDNESVTISFGNVYNYEKFRTTVFLSLPAVKEQTAIDILKVALSYRYVPSILLPLFYCKQFESIVQNALSNCYCLQANRWAGFVN